A window of Dickeya zeae NCPPB 2538 contains these coding sequences:
- a CDS encoding acetyl-CoA carboxylase translates to MKTYEVCSPLPGIFYRQPAPDTPVFIEENTPVTANSVIGLVEVMKQFSEIYAEQAGVLVSFCVNNGDALEPGQVIAIIKIDE, encoded by the coding sequence ATGAAAACATATGAAGTATGCTCCCCTTTGCCGGGTATTTTCTATCGTCAGCCTGCCCCAGACACCCCGGTGTTTATTGAAGAGAATACCCCAGTGACGGCGAATAGCGTTATTGGCCTGGTCGAAGTGATGAAACAGTTTAGTGAGATTTATGCGGAGCAGGCAGGGGTATTAGTCTCGTTTTGTGTGAATAACGGTGATGCGCTGGAACCGGGGCAGGTTATAGCCATCATAAAAATCGATGAATAA
- a CDS encoding 5-oxoprolinase subunit B family protein has product MTFPEIRYTFGGDEHLFAEIDEAMSLGAFFRGLAMTRALEQQALPGVLDICLANASFQVRFNPDVIAPQALLEQVRQTESQAQTMTVLDTRIIEIPVLYNDPWTHETLMRFRDRHQDPSATDLEYAARINGYQDVAAFIAAHSGTPWFVSMVGFVAGLPFMFQMAEQAQQLQVPKYLRPRTDTPKLSLGHGGCFGCIYSVRGAGGYQLFGVTPAPIYDPEQRLDYLQSSMVFFRAGDIVQFKPIDLARYEQDVQAVEAGSFSLRIRPVTFELDKFLADPVGYKHYLQGVLYAAQ; this is encoded by the coding sequence ATGACGTTCCCTGAAATCAGGTACACCTTTGGTGGCGATGAGCACTTGTTTGCTGAAATTGATGAAGCGATGTCGTTGGGGGCGTTCTTCCGTGGGTTGGCGATGACCCGTGCACTCGAACAGCAGGCGTTGCCCGGCGTACTGGATATTTGCCTTGCTAACGCATCGTTTCAGGTGCGTTTTAATCCAGACGTCATCGCACCGCAGGCACTGCTGGAACAGGTGCGGCAAACCGAGAGTCAGGCGCAAACGATGACGGTGCTCGACACACGCATCATCGAAATTCCGGTGCTGTACAACGACCCCTGGACGCACGAGACCCTGATGCGGTTTCGCGATCGTCATCAGGACCCCAGCGCTACTGATCTGGAGTACGCCGCTCGTATCAACGGTTATCAGGATGTGGCGGCGTTTATTGCCGCGCACAGCGGTACACCGTGGTTTGTGTCGATGGTGGGGTTCGTGGCGGGATTACCGTTCATGTTCCAAATGGCAGAGCAGGCACAACAGCTTCAGGTACCGAAATACCTGCGCCCACGTACTGATACCCCCAAGCTGTCGCTGGGGCATGGCGGCTGTTTCGGCTGTATCTACTCGGTACGTGGGGCAGGTGGCTATCAGTTATTTGGCGTAACGCCCGCACCGATTTACGACCCGGAACAGCGGCTGGATTATTTGCAATCGTCGATGGTGTTTTTCCGTGCGGGCGACATCGTGCAGTTCAAGCCAATCGATCTGGCCCGTTACGAACAAGACGTGCAGGCGGTGGAAGCGGGCAGCTTCAGCCTGCGTATTCGCCCGGTCACGTTTGAGCTGGATAAATTCCTCGCCGACCCGGTGGGTTATAAACACTATCTTCAGGGGGTGCTGTATGCAGCGCAATAG
- a CDS encoding 5-oxoprolinase subunit PxpA — protein sequence MKYEIDLNSDMGENFGPWKIGDDVDREIMPYISSANIAAGFHAGDPSTICHTIEWAKACGVAVGAHPGFRDLVGFGRRHIHSQPQEVVNDILYQLGAVREFTRLHQLPLQHVKPHGALYMHLARDQVAAQQFVEALHRLDPELRLFCLHGSLVWQEAKNLQHPVICEFYGDREYDISGSIVFTRRVGALDPTAVAAKVVRACVEGKVTTVDGEDIAVEFDSICIHSDTPGALSLIKATREALNDANIQVRSPLKNSFNHR from the coding sequence TAGGTGATGATGTTGACCGGGAGATTATGCCTTATATCAGTTCGGCCAATATTGCCGCCGGATTTCACGCAGGCGATCCTTCAACGATATGCCACACCATTGAATGGGCTAAAGCGTGTGGTGTGGCGGTGGGTGCCCATCCCGGATTTCGCGATCTGGTTGGTTTTGGTCGTCGGCATATTCATAGCCAGCCGCAGGAAGTGGTGAATGACATTCTGTATCAGCTTGGGGCGGTGCGGGAATTTACCCGACTGCATCAATTACCGTTGCAGCATGTGAAACCACACGGTGCGTTGTATATGCATCTGGCCCGCGATCAGGTTGCCGCGCAACAATTTGTAGAAGCGTTACACCGGCTGGACCCGGAATTGCGGTTATTTTGCCTGCACGGTTCCCTGGTGTGGCAGGAAGCGAAAAATCTGCAACATCCTGTTATTTGTGAGTTTTATGGTGATAGGGAATACGACATCAGCGGTTCTATCGTGTTTACTCGCCGGGTCGGTGCGCTAGACCCAACGGCGGTGGCGGCGAAGGTCGTACGCGCGTGTGTTGAGGGCAAGGTCACGACGGTTGACGGCGAGGATATCGCTGTCGAGTTTGATTCTATCTGTATTCATAGTGATACCCCCGGTGCGCTGTCATTAATTAAAGCCACGCGAGAAGCATTGAATGACGCCAATATTCAGGTGCGCTCGCCACTGAAAAATAGTTTCAATCATCGGTAA
- a CDS encoding purine-cytosine permease family protein, which translates to MAEISGVQGEVVTPADTVSGAERMGKLSLTMAWWAVCSAIFYIVVGASLALNYGARNAIIGMVLSVVCYGVINAVISRFAIRSGLSVAAFSGQLFGQAGSALATLIFFSTAIYYAVFEGSVIAFAINHLFPALDYHWAALLVVLYSVPLIFGSVQHWLDKFNGVLLPFYLLGLALTVAVSIQHYGYQPQWLSFGPASPPANGWWNCFTYYMGVWILMMYTFDYARFGRQEDSQYHARINFGMPFYLITFLLNGAVGIYLVSSFAQQNGVSETAVVVNILNLLGFWGLLFVWVTQTRINTANYYLATVNMQVFFDRLFRLRHRKIVWACVVGAAVYGLMLADVFAYILQALAYQGVFVVAWVGVALAHILGRRSLPTTTAVRAFNPTGLIAWLLSVIAGVALMHGSALLQSFSAPVTFVVALALYRVLPDSHRVRG; encoded by the coding sequence ATGGCTGAAATATCCGGAGTACAAGGGGAGGTGGTGACGCCTGCCGATACCGTGTCTGGAGCCGAGCGCATGGGTAAGCTCTCGCTGACCATGGCCTGGTGGGCGGTGTGCAGCGCGATTTTTTACATTGTGGTCGGTGCATCGCTGGCGCTGAACTACGGTGCGCGCAATGCCATTATTGGCATGGTGCTCTCTGTGGTGTGTTACGGTGTGATCAATGCGGTGATTAGTCGTTTTGCCATCCGCAGCGGCCTGTCGGTGGCGGCGTTTTCCGGCCAGTTATTCGGTCAGGCGGGTTCAGCTCTGGCGACGCTGATTTTTTTCTCTACCGCGATTTATTACGCCGTGTTTGAAGGCTCGGTAATCGCGTTTGCCATTAATCACCTGTTTCCCGCGCTGGATTACCACTGGGCGGCATTACTGGTGGTGCTCTACAGCGTACCGTTGATCTTCGGCAGCGTGCAGCATTGGCTGGATAAATTCAACGGCGTCCTGTTGCCGTTTTATCTGTTAGGCCTGGCGCTGACGGTCGCGGTGTCTATCCAGCATTATGGCTATCAGCCGCAATGGCTGTCGTTTGGCCCGGCGTCGCCGCCTGCCAATGGGTGGTGGAACTGTTTTACCTACTATATGGGGGTGTGGATCTTGATGATGTACACCTTTGATTATGCCCGCTTCGGCCGTCAGGAAGACAGTCAGTATCATGCGCGCATTAACTTCGGTATGCCGTTCTATCTGATTACCTTCCTGCTCAATGGCGCGGTAGGTATCTATCTGGTCAGTAGTTTTGCCCAGCAAAATGGCGTCAGTGAAACCGCCGTCGTAGTCAATATCCTTAATCTACTCGGCTTTTGGGGATTACTGTTTGTGTGGGTGACACAAACACGTATCAATACCGCCAACTATTATCTGGCTACCGTCAATATGCAGGTGTTTTTTGACCGACTGTTTCGGTTGCGCCATCGCAAGATTGTCTGGGCCTGTGTGGTGGGCGCGGCGGTATATGGCCTGATGCTGGCGGATGTCTTTGCCTATATTTTGCAGGCGCTGGCCTATCAGGGGGTGTTTGTGGTGGCGTGGGTCGGCGTGGCGCTGGCGCATATTCTTGGTCGCCGTTCCCTACCGACCACAACAGCGGTACGTGCATTTAATCCGACCGGCCTTATCGCCTGGCTGCTGAGCGTGATTGCCGGGGTGGCGTTGATGCACGGCAGCGCGCTATTACAGTCATTTTCCGCGCCGGTGACCTTTGTGGTGGCGCTGGCGCTATACCGGGTGTTACCGGATAGCCATCGCGTTCGTGGGTAA
- a CDS encoding Hsp20 family protein — protein MAFKTVSLFPAFTDSLFSDRFNRIDRLFSQLTGDTPLSATPSYDIRRLDDTHYGITVSVPGWREEELEINTQGGQLTISGKHSEDVPETSQHQEGWLYRGINRTDFSISYSLPEHVKVEGAHLENGLLTVNLRQDIPESEKPKKIAIENRNPQASKALEHAH, from the coding sequence ATGGCATTCAAAACGGTGTCTTTATTTCCGGCGTTTACCGACTCACTGTTCTCTGATCGTTTCAACCGTATCGACCGGCTTTTCAGCCAGTTGACGGGAGATACGCCGCTTAGTGCGACACCATCCTACGATATCCGTCGTCTTGACGACACCCATTACGGCATTACGGTGAGTGTGCCGGGCTGGCGCGAAGAGGAATTGGAGATCAATACACAGGGTGGTCAGCTCACCATTAGCGGCAAACACAGTGAAGACGTACCGGAAACGTCGCAACATCAGGAAGGCTGGCTCTACCGCGGGATCAATCGCACGGATTTCAGCATCAGTTATTCGCTACCGGAGCATGTCAAGGTGGAAGGCGCACACCTGGAAAACGGGTTGCTGACCGTTAACCTTCGGCAGGATATTCCTGAAAGCGAAAAACCGAAGAAAATCGCCATTGAAAACCGTAATCCACAGGCGTCTAAGGCGCTGGAGCACGCCCACTAA
- a CDS encoding biotin-dependent carboxyltransferase family protein produces the protein MQRNSGQLSGGRVNVIRPGLATSVQDTGREGYYHLGIPPSGGLDQYSLRLANLLVGNPAQAAVLEMTLLGPELQFEGDTVVAVCGARMSPLLDGETMPMNTAFAVRSGQVLRFAPTTAGCRAYLAVAGGIAVPEVLDSRSTYALGALGGYQGRRLAANDVLPIGVPTRQVNPGVTVPADCLQPLDKQVTLRMVTGLYIHRLTPAAVEQFFADDWRVGTEADRIGYRLKGGAPLAFEPRTPPFGAGSDPSNIVDACYPIGSVQVPGGLEPIILLRDAVSGGGYMTLGTVISSDLDLIGQLQPHYGVRFTPVSLEEALLARQHYRHRLERLEHLLAH, from the coding sequence ATGCAGCGCAATAGTGGGCAGCTATCGGGTGGGCGAGTCAACGTTATTCGGCCAGGGCTTGCCACCTCGGTACAGGATACCGGGCGCGAGGGGTATTACCATCTCGGTATCCCGCCGTCCGGTGGGTTAGACCAATATTCACTACGGCTGGCCAACCTGTTGGTGGGAAATCCGGCACAGGCAGCAGTGCTGGAAATGACGTTGTTGGGGCCGGAATTACAGTTTGAAGGCGATACCGTGGTGGCGGTATGTGGCGCGCGCATGTCGCCGTTGCTGGACGGCGAAACCATGCCGATGAATACCGCGTTCGCGGTGCGGTCAGGTCAGGTGTTGCGATTTGCACCGACGACGGCAGGCTGTCGTGCCTATCTGGCGGTAGCCGGGGGAATTGCGGTACCGGAGGTGTTGGACAGCCGTTCGACCTACGCGTTGGGCGCGCTGGGCGGTTATCAGGGGCGGCGGCTGGCGGCCAACGATGTCTTACCGATAGGCGTACCGACCCGTCAGGTGAACCCCGGTGTGACGGTGCCTGCAGATTGCCTTCAGCCGCTCGATAAGCAGGTGACGCTGCGTATGGTCACCGGGTTGTATATCCATCGGCTGACTCCCGCCGCCGTCGAGCAGTTTTTTGCTGATGACTGGCGGGTTGGCACCGAGGCTGACCGTATCGGGTACCGACTGAAAGGTGGCGCACCGCTAGCGTTTGAGCCGCGCACACCACCGTTTGGTGCCGGATCAGACCCCTCTAATATCGTCGATGCCTGTTATCCCATCGGTTCGGTACAGGTGCCGGGTGGGTTGGAGCCGATTATTTTGCTGCGAGATGCGGTATCCGGCGGGGGGTATATGACGTTGGGAACGGTGATCAGCAGTGATCTTGACCTTATCGGGCAGTTACAACCCCATTACGGCGTTCGCTTTACGCCGGTATCGCTGGAGGAGGCGCTTCTTGCCCGCCAGCACTATCGCCACCGCCTTGAGCGGCTGGAACATCTGTTAGCGCACTGA
- a CDS encoding acetyl-CoA carboxylase biotin carboxylase subunit, translating to MRQPIKKLLIANRGEIAVRIIHAARSLGITSVAACSEADIDSLPARLADETVLLGPARADQSYLNQAALLNAARDCGADAVHPGYGFLSENAAFADAVEQAGLVFVGPTADTIRLMGDKAAARRTAQAAGVPVVPGSGVLSSLEAALQAATEIGYPLLIKAAAGGGGRGIRVVNNEDDLKRELPIAQSEAKAAFGCGDVYLELFIRHARHIEVQILGDGERAVHLYERECSLQRRRQKVFEEAPSSALSPSQRDALCRSALQLAQQLCYRSAGTLEYLFDTEREQFYFIEMNTRIQVEHPVTERVTGVDLVQWMLRIASGEPLALRQEEIALRGHACEMRINAEDPARNFFPCPGVVTSLTWPQGPGIRIDSHVFSGYRIPPYYDSLLAKVVVSGVDRSQALARAEQALRQLQIDGITTTQSLHQWLLADPRVRAGRFDTTSLENWLQEREATHALPLTKEA from the coding sequence ATGCGTCAGCCGATCAAAAAATTGCTTATCGCCAACCGTGGGGAGATTGCCGTACGCATTATTCATGCCGCCCGCAGTCTGGGGATCACCTCGGTCGCTGCCTGCAGCGAAGCCGATATCGATTCGTTGCCCGCGCGTCTGGCGGATGAAACGGTATTATTGGGGCCAGCGCGCGCTGATCAAAGTTACCTGAATCAGGCTGCGTTGCTCAATGCCGCCAGGGATTGCGGTGCCGATGCAGTCCACCCGGGATACGGTTTTCTTTCGGAGAATGCGGCATTTGCCGATGCGGTGGAACAGGCGGGGCTGGTGTTCGTCGGGCCTACGGCGGACACCATTCGCCTGATGGGGGACAAGGCTGCCGCACGGCGCACGGCACAGGCTGCCGGTGTCCCGGTCGTTCCCGGTTCCGGGGTGCTGTCATCATTGGAAGCGGCGTTGCAGGCGGCGACGGAGATTGGCTATCCATTGTTGATTAAGGCTGCCGCCGGTGGCGGTGGGCGCGGCATTCGGGTGGTGAATAACGAGGATGACCTGAAACGGGAATTACCGATCGCCCAAAGTGAAGCGAAAGCGGCATTTGGATGTGGCGATGTCTATCTGGAGCTGTTTATTCGTCATGCCCGCCACATTGAAGTGCAAATTCTGGGGGATGGCGAACGGGCGGTGCATTTGTATGAGCGTGAATGCTCGCTGCAACGCCGACGTCAGAAAGTCTTTGAGGAAGCGCCTTCATCGGCATTATCACCGTCACAGCGTGACGCGCTGTGCCGTAGCGCATTGCAGCTGGCACAGCAGTTGTGCTATCGCAGCGCCGGTACGCTGGAATACCTGTTTGATACCGAGCGAGAGCAGTTCTATTTTATCGAAATGAATACCCGCATTCAGGTTGAACACCCGGTTACCGAGCGGGTAACCGGCGTTGATCTGGTGCAGTGGATGTTGCGTATCGCCAGCGGTGAACCCCTTGCGCTGCGTCAGGAAGAGATTGCCTTACGCGGGCATGCCTGCGAAATGCGAATTAACGCGGAAGACCCGGCGCGGAATTTTTTTCCTTGCCCCGGCGTAGTGACCTCGTTGACCTGGCCGCAGGGTCCCGGCATCCGTATCGACAGCCATGTGTTCAGTGGTTACCGGATTCCACCGTATTACGACTCGCTGCTGGCGAAAGTGGTGGTGTCAGGGGTGGATCGCTCTCAAGCGCTGGCCCGTGCCGAACAGGCGTTGCGTCAGTTGCAAATCGATGGCATCACGACCACGCAATCGTTACACCAGTGGCTGTTGGCTGACCCCCGCGTGCGGGCTGGGCGCTTTGATACCACTTCGCTGGAAAACTGGCTACAGGAGCGGGAAGCGACTCATGCGCTACCGCTGACCAAGGAGGCCTGA